The stretch of DNA AGCAGCTCCGCCCCCGTCACGTCGAGGAGGGTGGCCGTGATCCGCCACTCCCCCGCCGCGGTGACTGCCGGCAGGCTGTACACCAGCGCGATGCCATGCCTGCGGGCTATCTCCGCGAGGGTTTCGCGGAGGGGCGGCAGCAGCGAGGGGTCCAGTTCCGCCCGGAGCCTGAGCGGCGCGTAGCCCACCGGGAACAGCTCCGGCGTGAGCAGCAGCCGGGCACCGGCAGCGGCAGCCTTCCCCGCAGCCTCATCCACCGCCCGGCAGTTTGCGTCCATATCCAGCACGGCGGCATTCGCCTGCATCACGGCCAGCAGCACCATTACCACCCAACCTCTTCCACGGGGGCTCCGCAGCACGCAGAATGCACGCGGAAGCCCGGCCACTGTCTCTTGCTGCCCAGCCTAGCCACCCTGTGCTGCCGCCGTCCCGGTGCATTTCCGCCCGGATGTGCCGCCGGCAGGGCGGATCGCCCGGCCCTCCCGCAGCCGGTCCCGCGTGACTTATGCGTTAACTTCTTGACTACAAGATGGGAATGCGGGACGCTTCATCCATGCCCTCACCAACGCGCCCAACGAGGAGCCGGACCAAGAACCCCGGATCGCAGTCGGCACTCCGGCATCTGAACCAGCAGCGGATCATCGAATGCCTCCTGGCCGGCCCTTCCACGCAGGCCGAACTCGCTCGCCAGACCGGCCTTTCCACGGCGACGGTCTCCAATATCGTCAAGATCATGCAGGACGCCGGACTCGCTTCCACCGAGCCGATCACCAGCTCCGGACGGCGTGCCCTGAATGTCCGGCTCAACAGCAACGGCGCCGTCGCCGTCGGGATCGACTTCGGCCGGCGGCACCTGCGCGTGGTCCTGGCCTCGCTCAGTTACCACGTGATCGCCGAGCAATCGGTGCTGCTCCCGCTGGGCCACCATGCCGAGGAAGGCATCACGGCCGCCGTCGGAGTCCTTGACCGGCTGCTGGCTGACAGCGGGGTGGAACGCAGCGCCCTGGTAGGCGCCGGCGTCGGAATTCCCGGGCCGATCGACCGCCGCACGGGGACCGTGGCGCAGGGCGCCATCCTGCCCGAATGGGTCGGGATCAACATCCTGCACCGCCTCGAAGAAGCCTTGGAACTCCCCGTCTTTGTTGACAATGACGCCAACCTGGGCGCCCTGTCGGAGGTCACCTGGGGGCCGCACACCGGCGTCAGCAACCTGATGTTCCTGAAGATCGGCTCAGGCATCGGCGCCGGGCTGATCCTCAACGGCGCGCCCTACTATGGCAACGTCGGAATCACCGGCGAAATCGGCCATGCCACCATCCATGAACACGGACTCGTCTGCCGCTGCGGAAACCGCGGCTGCCTGGAAACCATCGCCTCGACGACCACCATGATCGAGCTCCTAAGCCGCGGCGAGGACAAGCCGCTCGCGCCGGCGGACATCGTCCGCAAGGCCCTCGCCGGGGACTCCGCGACGCTGCGCGTGGTGGACGACGCCGGGCTCGCCGTCGGACGCGCCCTGGGCAATGTGGCGAACCTGATCAATCCCGAGGTGATCGTTGTGGGTGGACCGCTCGCGGACCTTGGCCCCCTGCTCCTGGACCCGATCCGGCGGGGCCTGATCCGCCATGCGGTGCCCGTGATCGGTGAGACGACAACCCTCACGATGTCCTCGCTGGGAGACCGGGCCGAGGCCCTCGGAGCCACGGCTTTGGTCTTCCAGCATGCCGGAATCCGGCGGAACTGAGCCATTCGTTATCCCCTCGTTGCGTTAAAGACTTGACGACAAGGGCTGTGATCCAGTTTACTTTCTCATCAGACGGCCCTGCGGTTTGCAGGGGCGGACAACGAAGTCATGCATTGGAGGCGTAAGGGCAGATGACGTCCCTCGACACGCACAGCGATCCGATAATCCTCGAGATGCGCTCCATCACCAAGGAATTCCCCGGCGTTAAAGCTTTGTCCGAGGTGAGCCTGCGGGTGAAGGCCGGAGAGATCCACGCCATCTGCGGTGAGAACGGCGCCGGCAAATCCACGCTCATGAAGGTGCTGTCCGGCGTGTACCCGTTCGGCAGCTACGAAGGCGACATCGTCTACCAGAACGAGGTCCAGCAGTTCAAGGACATCCGGGCCAGCGAGCACGCCGGAATCGTGATCATCCACCAGGAACTCGCGCTGATCCCGGAACTGTCCATCATGGAGAACATTTTCCTCGGCAACGAGCCCACCAGGCGCGGGGTGATCGACTGGGCCGAGGCCCGGAAGCGCTCCACCGAGCTGCTTGCCCGGGTGGGCCTGCGGGACGATCCTGAAACCCCCATCAAGGAGATCGGCGTCGGCAAGCAGCAGCTTGTCGAAATCGCCAAGGCCCTGAACAAGTCCGTGAAGCTCCTGATCCTGGACGAGCCCACGGCGGCGCTGAACGAATCCGATTCCCAGCACCTGCTGGACCTGATGCTCGGACTGAAGGGCCGTGGAATCACCTCCATCATCATTTCGCACAAGCTCAACGAGATCGAACAGATCGCGGATTCCATCACCATCATCCGCGACGGCAAGTCGATCGAAACGCTCGATGTCAAGGCCGACGGCGTCGACGAGGACCGCATCATCAAGGGCATGGTGGGCCGGACCCTGGAATCCCGGTTCCCGGACCACGAACCCAAGATCGGCGACGTGTTCTTCGAGGTCAAGAACTGGAACGTGGGCCACCCGCAGATCCAGGACCGCATGGTCTGCAAGAACTCCGCCTTCTTCGTCCGCCGCGGCGAAATCGTCGGCTTCGCCGGGCTCATGGGCGCCGGACGCACCGAGCTCGCCCGGTCCGTCTTCGGCCGCTCCTACGGCCGCTTCATCTCCGGCCACATCTACAAGGACGGCAAGGAGATCAGCCTCCGCAACGTCAAACAAGCCATCGACGCCGGACTCGGCTACGTCACCGAGGACCGCAAGACGCTCGGGCTGAACCTGCTGGACGACATCAAGGCCACCACGGTCTCGGCCAACCTTAAGAAGATCAGCAAGCACAACATCGTGGACGCCAACAAGGAATTCACCGTCGCCGAGCAGTACCGCAAATCCCTGCGGACCAAGGCACCGTCCGTGGAGGAAGGTGTGGCCAAGCTGTCCGGCGGAAACCAGCAGAAGGTGGTACTGGCGAAGTGGATGTTCACGGATCCGGACCTGCTGATCCTGGACGAACCCACCCGCGGGATCGACGTCGGCGCCAAGTACGAGATCTACGGCATCATCCAGCAGCTGGCCAACCAGGGCAAAGGCGTCATCGTCATTTCCTCCGAGCTGCCCGAACTGCTGGGACTCTCGGACCGCATCTACACCATCTTCGAAGGCGCCATCACCGGCGTGCTGAACAAGGACGAAGCCAGCCAGGAAAGCCTCATGAAACTCATGACTTCCGCCCGCAAGACCGCCTGACCCTCTGGGACCATCCAGAACACTCCGATCACTCCGGAAACAAGGACTGAAACAATGAACGCGCTCAAGAAGCTCTTTGGCGGCAACACCCGCCAATTCGGCATGATCTTCGCCCTGGTTGCGCTGATCGTCTTCTTCCAGATTTTCACAGAGGGCCGCACGCTCACCCCGGGCAACGTCATCAACCTCTTCAACGGCAACTCCTACATCCTGATCCTCGCGATCGGGATGGTACTGGTGATCATTGCCGGCCACATCGACCTCTCGGTCGGCTCGGTCGCGGCCTTCGTGGGCGTCAGCGTGGCTCTCGTGATGCGTGACTGGGGCATCCCCTGGTATGCCGGCATCCTCTTCGGGCTGCTGCTGGGGGCCCTGATCGGAGCCTGGCAGGGGTTCTGGACCGCCTATGTCGGCATCCCGGCCTTCATCGTGACGCTGGCGGGCATGCTCCTCTTCCGCGGCTTCAACCAGTTCGTCGGCAAGTCCAACACCATCCCGGTATCCGCGGACTTCCAGTACATCGGCTCCGGCTATCTTCCCGAATTCGGGCCGAACACGGGTTACAACAACCTGACCCTGCTGCTGGGCCTGCTCGGCGTCGCCTTCGTGATCTTCAGCGAGCTCCGCTCCCGCCGCAACGCCAAGGCCTTGGGTGCGGACGTACCGGAAAGCTGGGTCACCATCGTCAAGCTGGTCCTGGTCTGCGGCGCCATCCTCTACGCCACGTACCTGTTCGCGACCGGCCGGCCGGGCACCTCGTTCCCGATCCCGGGCCTCATCCTGGCCGTCCTGGTCATCATCTACGGTTTCATCTCCTCGAAGACCATCATCGGCCGCCATATCTACGCCGTCGGTGGCAACCGGCACGCCGCGGAACTCTCCGGCGTCCAGTCCAAAAAGGTCAACTTCCTGGTCATGATGAACATGTCCATCCTTGCCGGCCTCGCCGGCATGATCTTCGTCGGCCGCTCCACCGCCTCGGGCCCGTTCGACGGCGTCGGCTGGGAACTGGACGCCATCGCAGCCGTGTTCATCGGCGGCGCTGCGGTGACCGGCGGCGTCGGCACCGTGATCGGTTCCATCGTCGGTGGCCTCGTGATGGCCGTGCTGAACAACGGCCTGCAGCTCCTGGGCGTCGGCGCGGACCTGACGCAGATCATCAAGGGCCTGGTGCTCCTGATCGCCGTTGCGTTCGACGTCTACAACAAGACCCAGGGCAAGAAGTCGCTCATCGGCATGATGATGAAGAAC from Arthrobacter sp. PAMC25564 encodes:
- the mmsB gene encoding multiple monosaccharide ABC transporter permease; its protein translation is MNALKKLFGGNTRQFGMIFALVALIVFFQIFTEGRTLTPGNVINLFNGNSYILILAIGMVLVIIAGHIDLSVGSVAAFVGVSVALVMRDWGIPWYAGILFGLLLGALIGAWQGFWTAYVGIPAFIVTLAGMLLFRGFNQFVGKSNTIPVSADFQYIGSGYLPEFGPNTGYNNLTLLLGLLGVAFVIFSELRSRRNAKALGADVPESWVTIVKLVLVCGAILYATYLFATGRPGTSFPIPGLILAVLVIIYGFISSKTIIGRHIYAVGGNRHAAELSGVQSKKVNFLVMMNMSILAGLAGMIFVGRSTASGPFDGVGWELDAIAAVFIGGAAVTGGVGTVIGSIVGGLVMAVLNNGLQLLGVGADLTQIIKGLVLLIAVAFDVYNKTQGKKSLIGMMMKNFGRNNELKPDETTSTKEAISKGA
- a CDS encoding ROK family transcriptional regulator, translating into MPSPTRPTRSRTKNPGSQSALRHLNQQRIIECLLAGPSTQAELARQTGLSTATVSNIVKIMQDAGLASTEPITSSGRRALNVRLNSNGAVAVGIDFGRRHLRVVLASLSYHVIAEQSVLLPLGHHAEEGITAAVGVLDRLLADSGVERSALVGAGVGIPGPIDRRTGTVAQGAILPEWVGINILHRLEEALELPVFVDNDANLGALSEVTWGPHTGVSNLMFLKIGSGIGAGLILNGAPYYGNVGITGEIGHATIHEHGLVCRCGNRGCLETIASTTTMIELLSRGEDKPLAPADIVRKALAGDSATLRVVDDAGLAVGRALGNVANLINPEVIVVGGPLADLGPLLLDPIRRGLIRHAVPVIGETTTLTMSSLGDRAEALGATALVFQHAGIRRN
- the mmsA gene encoding multiple monosaccharide ABC transporter ATP-binding protein — its product is MTSLDTHSDPIILEMRSITKEFPGVKALSEVSLRVKAGEIHAICGENGAGKSTLMKVLSGVYPFGSYEGDIVYQNEVQQFKDIRASEHAGIVIIHQELALIPELSIMENIFLGNEPTRRGVIDWAEARKRSTELLARVGLRDDPETPIKEIGVGKQQLVEIAKALNKSVKLLILDEPTAALNESDSQHLLDLMLGLKGRGITSIIISHKLNEIEQIADSITIIRDGKSIETLDVKADGVDEDRIIKGMVGRTLESRFPDHEPKIGDVFFEVKNWNVGHPQIQDRMVCKNSAFFVRRGEIVGFAGLMGAGRTELARSVFGRSYGRFISGHIYKDGKEISLRNVKQAIDAGLGYVTEDRKTLGLNLLDDIKATTVSANLKKISKHNIVDANKEFTVAEQYRKSLRTKAPSVEEGVAKLSGGNQQKVVLAKWMFTDPDLLILDEPTRGIDVGAKYEIYGIIQQLANQGKGVIVISSELPELLGLSDRIYTIFEGAITGVLNKDEASQESLMKLMTSARKTA